In one window of Chryseobacterium sp. JV274 DNA:
- a CDS encoding DUF3127 domain-containing protein, which produces MEIQGTIKRIGNPETFASGFQKREFVILTTEQYPQPINIEVMGDKIDILDPIKEGDNVNVGINIRGREWTSPLGETKYFNSIVAWKIQKLS; this is translated from the coding sequence ATGGAAATACAAGGAACAATTAAAAGAATCGGAAATCCTGAAACATTCGCTTCAGGATTTCAAAAAAGAGAATTCGTAATACTAACTACAGAACAATATCCACAACCTATTAACATAGAGGTTATGGGAGATAAGATTGACATTCTTGACCCGATTAAAGAAGGTGATAATGTAAATGTTGGAATCAATATTCGTGGCAGAGAATGGACTTCTCCATTAGGCGAAACTAAATATTTCAACTCGATAGTTGCCTGGAAGATTCAAAAACTTTCCTGA
- a CDS encoding helix-turn-helix domain-containing protein, with protein sequence MRNPKPNPEIEAIRLSLCKDLGYLPGDKIPNSSVSIALGKIDAEATLIYAKTLNRKARFAKPGECQYTIELEGKRQVKPDDKPEKLFNGLLSTRQAAEVLKISVMNLQQHRRMGKVSAEKIGNRMFFKPEEVERFRIQRAIDKL encoded by the coding sequence ATGAGAAATCCAAAACCAAACCCAGAAATTGAGGCAATAAGATTAAGTCTATGTAAAGACTTGGGTTACCTACCAGGTGATAAAATTCCAAATAGTAGTGTATCAATAGCATTAGGAAAAATAGATGCCGAAGCAACCCTAATTTACGCAAAAACACTTAATCGTAAAGCCAGATTCGCAAAGCCTGGAGAATGCCAGTACACAATTGAGTTGGAAGGCAAAAGACAGGTTAAACCTGATGATAAGCCAGAAAAACTATTTAATGGTCTTTTATCAACAAGACAGGCAGCAGAAGTACTTAAAATATCTGTAATGAATCTTCAACAACATCGAAGAATGGGAAAAGTTTCCGCTGAAAAAATAGGAAACAGAATGTTTTTCAAACCAGAAGAAGTTGAAAGATTTAGAATTCAAAGAGCTATTGATAAGCTTTAA
- a CDS encoding ERF family protein: MEKLSLYQKLHKIQKELIGLKKDKKSFNYEYTSGEKVINHLKPLMNEYSLLLKQEILSIENERQDYVTINKDKTEKNNSEILSKVEMKFTWIDVETGDTDINLFGANGQNGWDKGVGSALTYGERYFLLKYFHIDTSKDDVDAKNNITPEQQDEIVKDILESISKSRTKDELMEVWESISEEQQIRTKIEFSKKHTSLTKAK; encoded by the coding sequence ATGGAAAAATTATCACTCTACCAAAAACTGCACAAAATCCAAAAAGAGCTTATTGGCTTAAAAAAAGATAAGAAATCATTTAACTATGAATATACTTCTGGGGAAAAAGTGATTAATCACCTTAAACCACTAATGAACGAATATTCATTGCTTCTAAAACAGGAAATTCTTTCTATTGAAAACGAACGTCAGGATTATGTAACGATAAACAAAGACAAAACCGAAAAAAATAACTCGGAAATTCTTTCTAAAGTTGAAATGAAATTTACATGGATTGATGTAGAAACAGGAGATACCGATATAAATCTTTTCGGAGCTAACGGCCAGAACGGATGGGATAAAGGCGTTGGTTCCGCTCTTACTTACGGTGAAAGATATTTTCTTCTAAAGTACTTCCATATAGACACTTCTAAAGATGATGTAGACGCTAAAAACAATATAACGCCTGAGCAGCAGGATGAAATTGTAAAAGACATTTTAGAGAGCATAAGTAAAAGCAGAACAAAAGATGAATTAATGGAGGTTTGGGAAAGTATTTCAGAAGAACAACAGATTAGAACCAAAATAGAGTTCTCTAAAAAACACACTTCACTTACAAAAGCTAAATAA